The genomic segment AAAAGAAGTACGTTCGCTCTTATCAAAAAATAAGATCTTACATTCACATTTTGTAGCCGGTTTTCCGCGGCATCTCGTTACCATGAAAAATGTCAGGTTTCCCACCACTCAAAATTCCGAAATTAAAAATATGGCCGAACTCCAGGCTATCAAATATCTTCCTTATTCCCGGGAAGAGATGGTAGTAAGCTATAAGCTTATAAGTACAACGCCGGAAGGTTATTCGGATATATTGCTGGTCCTTGCGCAAAGAAAACTTGTCGATAAATATGTCAACATATTCAGAATGGCGGGTGTAAACGTTGACAAGATAGGGCTCAGCTCCGAAGGCATACTCAATTGGTATCTCGGGCGAGGGGCGGAGGGTGGCGGATCAGTCGCGATAATAGATGCGGACAAATACCACACGCACATACAGATAGCCAAAGAGAGGGCCCTTTTGTTTAGCCGGTCCATATCTTTTGACGCCGGCGCCGCCGAACCCGATAAGAGCGCGCTTTTAAAAGAAATAAGAATGTCATTCGAAACGTATTTTAAAGAAAGAAACGAAGGGGTATCAAGGATCATCGTCTCCGGAGGAGAAGATTATACTAAGGGCATATTTGACCTTCTATGCAGCAATATCGCCACCCCCTGCGAGATTATTTTGCAGGAAGATTATGTAAAAGGGGAAAGATTCGGCGAGCAGATCTTAAAGCGGCTCAAAGAGTATTCTTATACTTCTTTGCTGGGGCTCGCATCAAACCCCGAATTTGCCGAGATAAATCTTATGCCCGAAGAGATCACCTCAAAGAAAAAAGAAGAGGCGGCAAAAAGAGAATTGGCAAAAAGCGTCATATTGATTCTATGCATTCTTGTGGCGTTTTTCGCGATTCTGGAAAAGAAGATGCTTGAAAAGAGATTTTACCTTCAAAAATTGGACGAAAAATTAAAAGCTATCGGGCCGGAGGTAGAGCGATTGTCGCGTTTTAAAGAAGGCACTGAGATCATAGGCAATCAGCTTATGTTTAAGGGCTCCTCCATAGATGTTATGCGCGAGATTTACAGCATACTCCCCAAGGATATATCTCTTACTTTGCTGGAATTTGAGGACAGAGATAGGATCTTGCTTCGCGGGACCGCAAAAGAACTGAGCAGCGTATTCAATTTTCTGCCGGTATTGGAAAAATCGCCCTATTTTGAAAATGCGAAGATAAATTATGCCACTAAAAGGATTTTCAGAAAAGCGGAATTTGCGGATTTTGAAATAGTATGTCAAATGACAAAGTTCTAAACGGAGACGGCGATGTTTCGTAATATCACAAAAAGAGAAAGATTCTTAGCTCTAGCTACCATATCAGCGGCCCTGGCAGCTCTTGTATACAATTTTGTTATTGAGCCGATAGTCAGCCAATGGAACGAATCAGACCGGAAAATAAGGGACAAGGAAGTCGTCTTAAGAAAATACTCCAGGATCTTGCGCGATAAAGATAATATAGAAAAAGAAAGAACCGAATACGCGAAGTATTTCAAATCTCAAAAACTGACTCCCGAGGAAGAGAGCGCCATTGCATTAACCCGGATAGAACGAGCGGCGTACGCTACCAAAGTTCAAATAACGAATATAAAACCGTTATCGTATAAAACATTTGAATATTACAACGAATCTACATTTAGGGTGGCAACAGAATCTACGCTCGCGGAACTTACCAAATTTATTTACGACCTTCAATCATCCGACCAATTGCTCAAAGTTGAAAGGATGGTATTGAGGGCAAAGGAGAGCGAACCTGCCACAATCAAATCAATCCTTAATATTACCAGAATATCGATTTTTTGACCCCCGCAGGCATTCAAATCATCAAATTTACATAACCCCTTGACAAGTAAAGGAGTATGATGTATACTCTCTACTAAGAGAGTTGACAGAGAGTATATCACTCTCTATATGGAGAGTAGTTGAAAAACATATACCTATTAAAAGATGTTGCAAAAATTTCTGGCCATTCGGCCTATACCCTAAAGTATTATCTCAAACTCGGCATAATCAAAGAAATAGGCCGCTCCCCCGACACCAATTTCAGATTTTTTGACGATTCCACCGTAGATGCGCTTTCCAAAATCAGGGAAATGCGGCTCAAAAATATGAGCCTTAAAGAAATAAAGAATCTATTGATATGGGAAGGCGGGGTATGAGCTATTACGAAGTGCTCAATATACATAAGGAGCCTTTTTCCACAAGCCCGGATCCGTACTTTTTTTACCGCTCCTCTGCCCACGAGACGGCTATGAGCCGGCTTGAGATAGCAGTGCGCTTGAGACGTGGCCTGAGCCTGATAATAGGCGATGTCGGCACCGGCAAGACGACACTTGGCAGGACACTGCTTCAAAATTTTAATCAAGAAGACACTTTTGTATTCCATATGATACTGGACCCCACATATAAGTCGGAGTTCCAATTTCTTTCAAGCCTGGGCAAGATGTTCGGCGTGCCGCCCCACCTTAAATCAACATTGGACTACAGGGACGCTATAGAAAAATATCTTTTCCATAAGGGCGTTGATGAAAATAAGACGATAATACTTTTAATAGACGAAGGGCAAAAGCTTACCCCGACATTTCTTGAGATATTGAGGACGCTGCTTAATTATGAGACGAATGAATATAAACTGCTTCAATTGGTCATATTGGCGCAGATGGAGATAATGCCGAAGGTCAAAAAGATAAAGAACTTTTTTGATAGGATCACCCTGAAATATATAATAAACCCTCTCGACGAAGAAGAGACAAAAGATATGATAGAATTCCGATTAAGACAGGCCGGATATAACGGCCCGGAAGGTTTTTTTTCGGACGGGGCGGTGAAACTCATACATGAACATACTATGGGCTATCCCAGAAAGATAGCGATACTATGCCATAATGCGCTGGAAGCCGCCGTGATGAAGGATAAAAGGATTATAGACGAACCGATAATATTGGATATCATAAGAAATGAGGTAATATAGAATGAAGAAAGATTTTTCACCCGAAGAGAAACTTTTACGATTGATAAAAGGCTCCGCCCGGAAAGATGCCGAAAGAGAGAAGATGGATATAAGATCCGCAATGGCGTATAACGGCACTGCCGCAACCTCCTCTTATAAAGGAAACGGCCGGTCGGCGCAAAAATCGGCTTCTATGGCTTTAGCGTTTGATATTAAGGCCATTAGCACAAAAAATGTCAATCCTGTCCTTGTAATTATTCTAATCGGTCTATTGATATATTTTTTGGTCGATATGATATATAATCCTTACCGCGGAAAAGAAGATAAAGTCGAATCTGCCGTAGCGCGAGAAACGCTCGAGGTTAAAGAAAAAGCCGATTCCTCCCAACCGTATTCCTATTACACCCCGGGCATAGACGACAGAAATATATTCATGCCGCAGGAGAGCGACACACCGGCAATGCCGGCCGGTCCCTCAGTTGAAGAGATAGGCGCCAATTTATCTCTTATAGGTATAATCGCCGGGGATAAGCCTCAGGCGATTATCGAAGATAAAAAGGCCGGGAAGTCATATTTTCTATATAAAGGGGGTTCGGCCGGCCAGGCAAAGATAGTGGAAATAATGGAAGACAGGGTATTAATGGAATATAGAGATGAGACATTTGAACTCGTACTTTAATCGGAGGGTTATAAATAATGATGAATAAAAGAGCCGGACTCATAGCGTGTTTTTTATTGATTTCTTTAATCCTATTTTTTGGCACATATACATTTTCCGAAGACGGGGATGACCCGCCTCAGGATAGTGTGTTGGAGGTTGAGACTTTGGAGGAAATGCTTAAAGACGAAAGCATACCGCCCGAACTAAGGCGGGAGATAGAAAAAATTGTTAAAGAGGGCCCCCCTGACGAGGTATCCGGGGATACAGACCTATTTTTTGATGAAACAATGCCGTCTGTCGAAGAAGTAGAATCGGATATGTCCGAAGAAGACCTGCCTATTCAGGATGAACCTCTCCGCAGGGTAGGTACAGTACCAATACCCGCGTCAAAAGCGCCCAAGCAAGAAGTTTCTTTATCGGCAAAGAACAAGATATCTCTGGACCTAAAAGGGGTTGATATAATAGATGTTCTCAAGATGCTTTCGGCAAGGAGCAATTTAAATATTGTCGCCGGCAAAAACGTAAGAGGCAAGGTTACGCTATTTCTGAAAGATGTGGATATGTGGGATGCCTTCGAGATAATACTCGCGTCCAATGACCTCGCGTATGAAAAACGCGGCGATATAATCAATGTGATGACCGAAAGAGATTATGAACAACTGTACGGCGAGAGGTATTCCGATAAGAAAGAGGTAAAGATTTTTAGGCTTGAATACGCGAAAGCGGCAGACATAGCGAAAGCGCTTAATCAGACAAAATCGAAGATAGGCAAAATAGTGGTGGATGAGCCTTCCAATACGGTCGTGATTATAGATGCCCCCCAGCCCGTCAAGCAGATGGAAAAGATAATAGAGAAGATGGATATGCCGATAGAGACTAAGATATTCAGCCTAAATTATGCCAAGGCAGAAGACATCAAGACAAAGATAACAGATGTTCTGACAAAAGGCGTAGGCGCGATACAGGTCGATGAAAGGACAAATAAAATAGTAGTAACTGATCTCGTGACAAAAATGCCGGATATAATAAATATTATAAGTGCTATGGACGAAAAACACAAGGTAGTGCTTATCGAAGCAAAGATAATCGAAATAGAATTGACAGACGAGTTTAGGTACGGTGTGGATTGGGGGAAGTTGTTCAGAAATATCGGCAACACAAGTATAGATTTTAATTTTGCCGATTTAGGGGATGTCTCCCTCGGTACGGTTACGGGGGGGTCTCTTACGATAGGAAAATTGGCCCATAATGCGCTGGACGGCGCGATAAGGGCGCTGGCTACAGTCGGAAAGACCAATGTGATATCCTGCCCGAGAATAACGGTGCTGAATAATGAAGAGGCGAAAGTCTTAATAGGGACAAACCAGCCTTATGTGACCTCGACCACCACGGTACCTTCCGCCGGGAGCCCGGTGACATCCGAATCGGTTACTTATATAGATGTAGGTATAACCTTAAGGGTCACGCCGACGATAAATAATGACGGATTTGTCACTATGAAGATAAAACCGGAAATCAGCTCGTTGGGTACGCCCATCGAGACTGCTCATGCGGCAGGCGCTACAGGCAATCAAATACCGGTAGTCTCTAAATCGGAAACCGATACCACGGTAATGGTGCGGGACGGCACGACCATACTCATAGCGGGCCTGATACAAGACAGGGATATAGAGACTATAAATAAAATTCCTATCCTGGGCGATATTCCTATTATAGGATATGCCTTCAAAAGCCAGACCAAGGGTTCTGCGAGCTCGACTTCGAATCAACCGGAGAAGAAGGAGATAGTCATTTTTCTGACTCCTTATATTATGGATGGTACCGAGATGTTCCCCGAAGCAGCCAATACATTCTACGGCGATAGAGTGACGCAGCGCAAACTCATGGAAGAGCAGATTACTATAGCAGTTGAGGGCATTAAACGCCAACAAC from the Candidatus Omnitrophota bacterium genome contains:
- the pilM gene encoding pilus assembly protein PilM, yielding MFYKAKRLITGIDITDGILKILAISKSKKNGGVSILDCVKLPSEEDKSIAKEVRSLLSKNKILHSHFVAGFPRHLVTMKNVRFPTTQNSEIKNMAELQAIKYLPYSREEMVVSYKLISTTPEGYSDILLVLAQRKLVDKYVNIFRMAGVNVDKIGLSSEGILNWYLGRGAEGGGSVAIIDADKYHTHIQIAKERALLFSRSISFDAGAAEPDKSALLKEIRMSFETYFKERNEGVSRIIVSGGEDYTKGIFDLLCSNIATPCEIILQEDYVKGERFGEQILKRLKEYSYTSLLGLASNPEFAEINLMPEEITSKKKEEAAKRELAKSVILILCILVAFFAILEKKMLEKRFYLQKLDEKLKAIGPEVERLSRFKEGTEIIGNQLMFKGSSIDVMREIYSILPKDISLTLLEFEDRDRILLRGTAKELSSVFNFLPVLEKSPYFENAKINYATKRIFRKAEFADFEIVCQMTKF
- a CDS encoding MerR family transcriptional regulator is translated as MKNIYLLKDVAKISGHSAYTLKYYLKLGIIKEIGRSPDTNFRFFDDSTVDALSKIREMRLKNMSLKEIKNLLIWEGGV
- a CDS encoding AAA family ATPase, with translation MSYYEVLNIHKEPFSTSPDPYFFYRSSAHETAMSRLEIAVRLRRGLSLIIGDVGTGKTTLGRTLLQNFNQEDTFVFHMILDPTYKSEFQFLSSLGKMFGVPPHLKSTLDYRDAIEKYLFHKGVDENKTIILLIDEGQKLTPTFLEILRTLLNYETNEYKLLQLVILAQMEIMPKVKKIKNFFDRITLKYIINPLDEEETKDMIEFRLRQAGYNGPEGFFSDGAVKLIHEHTMGYPRKIAILCHNALEAAVMKDKRIIDEPIILDIIRNEVI